One window of the Lycorma delicatula isolate Av1 chromosome 3, ASM4794821v1, whole genome shotgun sequence genome contains the following:
- the LOC142321612 gene encoding uncharacterized protein C15orf61 has product MSFLKWLRSQKPAASEVLTAYLQQCGEPPWTSYFVKYSSVINDQRGLSHFNWKVGNSNYHILRTGCYPYIKYHCSKRAPQDLSFDNRMMGLIKLINLGIPSLMYGIAAIMLITHKEIVKTSKGNVYIYFLIKEHKGAEY; this is encoded by the exons ATGTCATTTTTAAAGTGGTTAAGGTCACAAAAACCAGCAGCATCCGAAGTGTTAACAGCTTACTTGCAACAGTGTGGTGAACCGCCTTGGacttcttattttgtaaaatatagtaGTGTAATTAATGATCAAAGGGGATTGTCTCATTTTAATTGGAAAGTTGGTAATAGTAACTACCATATACTTAGAACAGGATGTTATCCTTACATAAAATATCACTGTTCTAAGAGGGCTCCCCAAGATTTATCATTTGACAATAGAATGATGGGTTTGATTAAACTGATTAATTTAG gtATTCCTTCACTGATGTATGGTATTGCAGCAATTATGTTAATAACTCACAAAGAAATAGTTAAAACATCTAAAGgaaatgtctatatttatttcttaattaaagagCATAAGGGAGCAGAATATTAA